The genome window CACGTGCGGCATCGACACCGATCTGCTCATCGCCAGCAAGGGCGAACTCCAGGTGCTGGTCGACGACGGGCTCGTACCCAACCCCTACGAGCCGATCGGCTACGTCACCCGCCGCGATGTCCTGCGCTGGTGGCAGACGAACCCGAAGCCCGACCTCCCCGTCTAGTTCCAGTCAACGTCGAACAACGGACCGACGAGCTGCTTGGCGTCATCGACGGCACCGAGCGACGAGAAGAAGGCGAAGCCCATGAGGCAGGCGCCGAACAGCGACAGGTTCTTCATGAAGTGCGGCATCTCGGCCTGCTGCTCCGCGCCGTCGAGTTTCCAGAACGGATGCATGACGAACGCGAGGATCAGCACCTGCAACCCGATCAGCAGGAATGCGAGGTCGGTGAAGACGCCCAGGGCGATCGCCGACCCGCCGAGCAGGAAGGTCACACCGCTGAGCTGCACCATCGCTCTGGCGTTGCCGATCCCCTTGGACTGTGCGTACTGCGCCGATCCCTCGGTGTCGGTGAGATGTCCGATGCCGCTCCCGATGAACAACATCGAGAACACGATTCGCCCGATCAGAAATACGTTCTCCATGTGGAGACCTCCCCTTGTCTCTCGACCAGTGTGTCACCGACCGGTCGATCGGTGGGCGGACTCGCCTCTCGCTCCCTGACGCCGGTAGATTTGTGAACGATCGCTCACTTCCTGGAGACACGATGTCCGACGCCACCACCGACACCTTCGACGAAGCCGACTTCCGGGCCCGTTGCCGTGCCTTCCTCGACGAGCACGCGGTCGGGATGAACCTCGGCGGCGATGCCGATGCCGGTGGAGCGAAGCGACTCGAGGCCGGACGCAGGTTCCAGCAGGCGATGTTCGATGCGGGTCTCGCCGGCCTCACCTACCCGAAGGAGTACGGCGGCCAGGGACTCGACAAGGAAGCCGAGAAGATCTGGCGTGAGGAGTACGCGAAGTACCCGAACATGACCTTCGAGTTCACCATCTCACACGGCATGTGTCTGCCGATGCTCGCCGAGTACGGCACCCACGACCAGAAGGCCGCCCACCTCAAGGACAACATCCGCGGCGACAAGCTCTGGTGCCAGATGTTCTCCGAGCCGGGTGCCGGGTCCGATGTCGCCAGCCTCCAGACCAAGGCCGAGCGCGACGGCGACACCTGGGTGCTCAACGGACAGAAGGTGTGGACCACGCTGGCCCACGTGAGTGACTACGGCGTGGTCATCGCCCGCACCGACCCCGAGGTGCCCAAGCACGCGGGCATCTCGATGTTCATCGTCCCGATGGACGCGCCCGGTGTCGAGGTCCGGCCGATCCACCAGATCGACGGCGGCAAGCACTTCAACGAGGTCTTCTTCACCGACGTCAGCATCCCGCTCGACAACCTGATCGGCGAGCTCAACAACGGCTGGAACATGGCCACCGCCATGCTCATGTACGAGCGGGTCGCCATCGGCGCCGGCGCCACCGGAGGCGTCCGCCACGAGCGGGCCGACGCACTCATCGAGGAGGCCACGAAGCGGGGCCTCATCGAGGACCCGACGCTGCGCCAGAAGCTGATGCGCATCTACATCATGGAGACCTGCCAGTCGATCGTCTCCATGCGCACGAGGGCCGAGATGCAGGCCGGCAAGACACCGGGACCCGGCGGTTCGATCGGCAAGCTCGCCAGCACGAACATCATGAGCTATGTGCGCGACGTCTCGATGGAGATCGTGGGAGCGGGCGGCGTGGCGTGGGAGAACGACGCCGGAGGCGGCTGGGCCCGAGCGGCCCTCACCGGGCTCCAGGGTGGCATCGCGGGCGGTACCAACGAGATCCAGAAGAACATCATCGGCGACCGTGTGCTCGGACTCCCCCGCGACATCAGCGTCGACAAGGGTGTGCCGTTCAAGGAGCTGAAGGTCGGCACCCAGAAGAGCGACTGAGCCCCGCCCCGGCCGATCAGCCGAGGCAGCTCTTCACGGCTGCGGTGAGACCCGCGGTGCGGGGGTCGCCGACCAGCGACCCGCTCATCTGGTTCATCACGTAGCCGTAGCCGATGCCGAGATCCGGGTCGGCGAAGCCGATGGATCCGCCGGCGCCGGCATGGCCATACGCCCGCGGGCCGGTGAGGGGCAGCACGCCGTCGTGGGTCATGAACCCCATGCCGAACTTGGTGGCCATCACGAGACACCGGTCGTTGCCGTCGGTGACCGTCGCCGTGGCCCGCTCGCGGGTTGCGTCGCTCATCAGGCGCACCCCATCGACCTCGCCGACCGTGGCGGCATAGATACGCGCCAACGACGACGCCGACGTGATGCCATTGGCGGCGGGGATCTCCGACGCTCGCACCTCACGGGTGTTGAACACGTTGTTCCCGTCGCCCAACGTGAACAAGCCGTTGAGGGAAAGCGCTCGGCCGCCGAGGGTCTCGGGACCGATGACCGCGTTCATCAGCTCGACCACCACCGGGTCCGTCGGCGTCGGTGAGGACAACAGCGGCGCCACCCGGGGCTCTTCGTCCTCGGGCAGACCGACCCAGAAGTCAGCGCCGAGCGGCCCTGCGATGTGCTGCTGGACGAAGGCACCGAGTCGCTGCCCGGTGATGCGGCGCACGAGCTCGCCCACGAGCCAGCCATAGGTGAGCGCGTGATAGCCGTGACTACCGTCCTGCTCCCAGAGCGGCGCCTGCGTGGCCAAGAGCTCGACGATGGGGTCGATGGCGAGGACATCGGTGAGGCTCGGCGCGTCGTCGACCGTCACCAGTCCACCTCGGTGGCTCATCATCCAACCGACGGTCATCGCCCCCTTGCCGGCCGCCGCGAACTCGGGCCAGTAGGTCGCAACCGGCGCGTCGTAGTCGAGGTCGCCCCGTTCGTGGAGCATCGCAGCGCAGATCGCGGCGATTCCCTTCGTGGTGGAGAAAACGAGCTGGAGCGTGTCGGCGTCGTAGGGGCGACCGGTGCCCGGATCGGCGACGCCACCGGTGATGTCGACCACCGGCACGCCGTCGACGTACAAACAGAAGCCTGCGCCGACATCGTCGTGCTCGGCGAAGTTCGCGGCGAACGCGTCGGCGATGCGGCCGAACCCTTCGTCGACTCGACCATTGATCTCTGTCATTCCGGGTCTCCTCGTGGCCGGTGGCCGGACTCAGCCGACGTACTCGTCGGGGTGTCGGTGGCGAACCATCCGTGCCATACCTTCGCGCCAATCGACCGAAGGCTGGTAGCCGAGTGCGACCAGCGCGCTCGCATCGACGTGGCCGGGCGGCGGCGCGGACTCGCTGCGTTCGATCGTCACCTCTCGGCCCACGAGACGCCCGAGCTCCTCGCACCAGTCCTCGGCACTCGTCGGTTCTGGGTCGCCCCAGTTCACGACCGTTGCCGGTACCGAGGCTGCGTCGAGGAGCAGCGGGAGACTGGCCATCAGGTCGTCTTCGTGGATCAGGTTGTAGAGGCAGGGCGACGTCGTGTGCAGCGTCACCGGATCGCCGGCCAGGATCGGCAACAGGTGGAACCACGGGAAGCCGCCGTGATCGCCGTAGGGGCTGGCCAGGCGAGCGATCGTGGTCGGCAGCGAGCGGGAACGGGCCAGGTACCTGGCCATTGCCTCTCCCGCGATCTTGCTGATGCTGTAGGTCGGCATCATCAAGGTGTTCGAATCACCGAGTGGCGCATCCTCGCCGTGTACATCGGTCGACGCGGCGTAGACCCCCATCGTCGAACAGTGCAGGAGACGCTCGAGCCCGGGGAGCCGGTCGACAAGGTGCCCGAGCGCTTCTGCGTTGACGGCGAGCGCCTCGTCCCAGCGGTTGGCGAAGGTCACGGCGAAGTTCAGCAGGATCTCTGCGTCGTCGGGAACCGCGGCGAGGTCGCCGGCCATGTCGGCGGCGACACACTGCACACCGAATCCTTCGAGCCGCTCGCGAGCCGACGGGTCGCTGAAGCGGGCCACCGCGACGACGTCGTGCTCAGTGGCGAGCTCGCGGGCGACGACGCCGGCGACTCGACCGGTGGCGCCGGTGATCAGGATGCGGCTCACCGGGCGACCAGTTCCTCGGTGACCGCCCACAGACGGGCAGCAGCGACATCGTCGAGCGCCGTCTTCTTGGGTGTCGCGATCGCCGACTTGGCGAAGTACTTCCCGGACACGCCGGTCAGTTCGGGGCTCGTGGCGGCCCAGATCGACGTCGCTGCGCCCTCGTCGGGGGTGAGGAAGAATCGACTGACGGCCGGCCAGACCAGCTCGCTCAGTCGGGTGCCCTCCGAGTCGCGTCCCAATCGGGTGCGCACCGCGCCGGGGTGGAGGCAGTTCACCGTCACCTTGTCGGCCGGCAAACGGCGAGCCAGTTCCCTGGTGTGCAGCATGTTGGCCAGCTTCGACCTGGCGTAGACGCTCATCCCCTTCACCGCGCCGAAGCGCCCACTCGACGACTGGAGATCGTCGAAGTCGAGGCCCTTGGTGAACTTGTGCGCATCCGACGCGACGATCACGATCCGGGACGGGGCCGACGCCTCGATGAGGGGCGTCAGTGCATCGACCAGCACGAAGTGGCCCAGATAGTTCACGCCGAACGTGAACTCGAATCCATCCGCCGTCGAGCGCCGTTCGGTGAGCACCACCCCGGCGTTGTTGATCAGCACATCGAGACGATCGAAGTCGTCACGGAAGGCGGCTGCGAACTCCCGCACCGCAGTGAGGTCGTCGAGGTCGAGGCGCCGGTGGGACACCGAGTCGTTGCCCGACGACGCAGCCTCGGCCACGATCTCATCGCCCACCGCGGCGTCCCGGGCCGTGAACACCACTTCGGCGCCCATCGACGCCAGACCGAGCACGGTCGCCCGTCCGATTCCCGTCGTTCCGCCGGTCACGAGCACACGCTTGCCGTTGATGTCCCAGGTCATCTCCGCGAGTACAGCCGACATTTCGCTTCGGGGCACATCCACACCGACCAACCCCACCGACTACCGTCGCAGCTCGTGGGGACCGAGGAGAGTGAACGAGCCCAGATCATCGAGATCCTGAAAGGCCTCGGCGTACCCGAGTCCGAGGTGCCTGTGTCGCTCGACGAGGCCGCCGCGATGGCGGCCGACGCGGTCTTCGCTCGTGGCGACCGATACTCGCTGCGCGAGATCGCCGAGAACATCGGCGAGAACCCGGAGGACGTGGCGCAAGGGTTTCTCCATCTCGGTATCCACGTTCACGACGTCGACGAGGGGGGATACAACGAACGCGACATCGAGTTCGCGGCTTTTCTGCGCGACGCCATCGCCGACGTCCTCACCGACGACGAGGGTCAGGAGATCCTTCACGTCTCGGGCACTGCGCTCGCGTCCATCGCGGAGGCCGCCGTGGCGAGCCACGTCCAGGGCCCCGAGCGGCGCACGGCCAACATGGTGGAGAACGCTCGGCTGAACGAACTGACCGCCGAACTCGGCCTCAGCCTCGGCGACAACCTCTCGGTGGCCTTTCGCCACCACCTACGCCAAGCAGCGATCACCAACCGGCGCACCCAGAGCCTCGAGCATCGCGAGCTCGTCACCCTCGCCATCGGATTTCTCGATCTCGTCGGCTTCACGACGATCAGCCAGGAACTGCCGGTCAACGAGCTGGTCGACCTCGTGAAGGCGTTCGAGCGACGCGCCCACGAGCTGGCCCACCAGTGCCGGACGCGCATCGTGAAGTTGATCGGCGACGAGGTCATGTTCGTGGCCGAGCAACCGTCCGATGCCGCCCGCTTCGTGTCCGGGATGACAGAGTCCCTCGCCGACGACGCCGTTGTGCCCCGTGGCGGTCTCGCCCATGGCGATCTCATCAACATCCACGGCGACTACTTCGGCCCTGTCGTCAACCTCGCCGCCCGCCTCACCGACGCCGCCGTGCCGGGCGAGGTCCTGGTCGACGAGGCGATGGCCCTCCATGTGTCCACGGAGCCGGCCGGCCGACGCATGCTCAAGGGCTTCGACGAACCGATCCGAGTCCACACGCTCATTTCCCACGAGGAGAGCTGATGTACGCCCCGACGCCCGAGGTCAGCCGGATCCGGGCTGCGCTCGATCATCCCGTGATCGACACCGACGGCCACGTCATCGAGTACCTCCCGTGGGTCCGGGACATGGTCGTCGACCTGGCCGGCGAGGACGTGGGGCTCCGATTCGACCAGATGGTCATGTCCTCGACCGCCATTCGCGGAGTGCCCACCGAGCTGCGTCGGCAGGCCGGCGTCACCCGGAGCGCGTGGTGGGGAGTGCCGAGTCGCAACACCCTCGATCGGGCCACGGCGATGGTTCCGGGGCTGCTCCACGAGCGCCTGGACCAGCTGGGCATCGACGTGGCCGTGCTCTATCCGACCTACGGGCTGACGGTGACGGCGTTTCCCGACGACGAACTCCGCCAGGTGATGGCCCGGGCGTTCAACACCTACATGGCCACGGCCCACGCCGACTTCACCGATCGACTCGTGCCCGTTGCGTCGATTCCGATGTTCACCCCGGAGGAGGCCCTGGCCGAGCTCGACTACGCGGTCGGCGGGCTGGGACTGCGGGCCGTCATGATGGCGGGGGTCGTTCCCCGGCCGCTGCCGGGAGCCGAAGGACACCGTTCGGCCCGCTACATCAATGGTGTCGGGCACGACAGCGACCATGACTACGACCCGGTCTGGCGCCGCTGCGAGGAACTCGGGGTCTGCCCCACCTTCCACGCAGGAGGGCAGGGCTGGGGTACGCGTGCCTCCCGCACCAACTACGTCTTCAACCACATCGGCAACTTCGCCGCCGCCGGGGAAGCGACGCTACGGTCGCTGCTCATCGGCGGCGCACCGATGCGCTTTCCGAACCTGCGTTGGGCGTTCCTCGAGG of Acidimicrobiales bacterium contains these proteins:
- a CDS encoding NAD(P)-dependent oxidoreductase produces the protein MSRILITGATGRVAGVVARELATEHDVVAVARFSDPSARERLEGFGVQCVAADMAGDLAAVPDDAEILLNFAVTFANRWDEALAVNAEALGHLVDRLPGLERLLHCSTMGVYAASTDVHGEDAPLGDSNTLMMPTYSISKIAGEAMARYLARSRSLPTTIARLASPYGDHGGFPWFHLLPILAGDPVTLHTTSPCLYNLIHEDDLMASLPLLLDAASVPATVVNWGDPEPTSAEDWCEELGRLVGREVTIERSESAPPPGHVDASALVALGYQPSVDWREGMARMVRHRHPDEYVG
- a CDS encoding DoxX family protein, with translation MENVFLIGRIVFSMLFIGSGIGHLTDTEGSAQYAQSKGIGNARAMVQLSGVTFLLGGSAIALGVFTDLAFLLIGLQVLILAFVMHPFWKLDGAEQQAEMPHFMKNLSLFGACLMGFAFFSSLGAVDDAKQLVGPLFDVDWN
- a CDS encoding acyl-CoA dehydrogenase family protein; translation: MSDATTDTFDEADFRARCRAFLDEHAVGMNLGGDADAGGAKRLEAGRRFQQAMFDAGLAGLTYPKEYGGQGLDKEAEKIWREEYAKYPNMTFEFTISHGMCLPMLAEYGTHDQKAAHLKDNIRGDKLWCQMFSEPGAGSDVASLQTKAERDGDTWVLNGQKVWTTLAHVSDYGVVIARTDPEVPKHAGISMFIVPMDAPGVEVRPIHQIDGGKHFNEVFFTDVSIPLDNLIGELNNGWNMATAMLMYERVAIGAGATGGVRHERADALIEEATKRGLIEDPTLRQKLMRIYIMETCQSIVSMRTRAEMQAGKTPGPGGSIGKLASTNIMSYVRDVSMEIVGAGGVAWENDAGGGWARAALTGLQGGIAGGTNEIQKNIIGDRVLGLPRDISVDKGVPFKELKVGTQKSD
- a CDS encoding amidohydrolase family protein, whose translation is MYAPTPEVSRIRAALDHPVIDTDGHVIEYLPWVRDMVVDLAGEDVGLRFDQMVMSSTAIRGVPTELRRQAGVTRSAWWGVPSRNTLDRATAMVPGLLHERLDQLGIDVAVLYPTYGLTVTAFPDDELRQVMARAFNTYMATAHADFTDRLVPVASIPMFTPEEALAELDYAVGGLGLRAVMMAGVVPRPLPGAEGHRSARYINGVGHDSDHDYDPVWRRCEELGVCPTFHAGGQGWGTRASRTNYVFNHIGNFAAAGEATLRSLLIGGAPMRFPNLRWAFLEGGVAWAANFLGDALGHYDKRNGSAIQHYNPAALDRDELRRFIGEHGHDDVVGRLDRLDYALQMLSDPAEDADAIDEWAESGIASPDDIVAIFRDRFFFGCEADDPMNALAYQRDLVPAGVRLRAIFASDIGHWDVPDFTGVLPEAYELIEKGLLDEHDFRSFMFDDPVRLFRSGNPEFFAGTTVAEAAAAVSP
- a CDS encoding serine hydrolase domain-containing protein codes for the protein MTEINGRVDEGFGRIADAFAANFAEHDDVGAGFCLYVDGVPVVDITGGVADPGTGRPYDADTLQLVFSTTKGIAAICAAMLHERGDLDYDAPVATYWPEFAAAGKGAMTVGWMMSHRGGLVTVDDAPSLTDVLAIDPIVELLATQAPLWEQDGSHGYHALTYGWLVGELVRRITGQRLGAFVQQHIAGPLGADFWVGLPEDEEPRVAPLLSSPTPTDPVVVELMNAVIGPETLGGRALSLNGLFTLGDGNNVFNTREVRASEIPAANGITSASSLARIYAATVGEVDGVRLMSDATRERATATVTDGNDRCLVMATKFGMGFMTHDGVLPLTGPRAYGHAGAGGSIGFADPDLGIGYGYVMNQMSGSLVGDPRTAGLTAAVKSCLG
- a CDS encoding SDR family oxidoreductase, which produces MSAVLAEMTWDINGKRVLVTGGTTGIGRATVLGLASMGAEVVFTARDAAVGDEIVAEAASSGNDSVSHRRLDLDDLTAVREFAAAFRDDFDRLDVLINNAGVVLTERRSTADGFEFTFGVNYLGHFVLVDALTPLIEASAPSRIVIVASDAHKFTKGLDFDDLQSSSGRFGAVKGMSVYARSKLANMLHTRELARRLPADKVTVNCLHPGAVRTRLGRDSEGTRLSELVWPAVSRFFLTPDEGAATSIWAATSPELTGVSGKYFAKSAIATPKKTALDDVAAARLWAVTEELVAR
- a CDS encoding adenylate/guanylate cyclase domain-containing protein, with protein sequence MGTEESERAQIIEILKGLGVPESEVPVSLDEAAAMAADAVFARGDRYSLREIAENIGENPEDVAQGFLHLGIHVHDVDEGGYNERDIEFAAFLRDAIADVLTDDEGQEILHVSGTALASIAEAAVASHVQGPERRTANMVENARLNELTAELGLSLGDNLSVAFRHHLRQAAITNRRTQSLEHRELVTLAIGFLDLVGFTTISQELPVNELVDLVKAFERRAHELAHQCRTRIVKLIGDEVMFVAEQPSDAARFVSGMTESLADDAVVPRGGLAHGDLINIHGDYFGPVVNLAARLTDAAVPGEVLVDEAMALHVSTEPAGRRMLKGFDEPIRVHTLISHEES